From the Clupea harengus chromosome 15, Ch_v2.0.2, whole genome shotgun sequence genome, one window contains:
- the LOC116223697 gene encoding uncharacterized protein LOC116223697: protein MEIFGITGSISQRQIGSDVMEGDSARAEMSTACDIKVGSSSQDENSTAPPTAKRMRLDTDRMDQPAAEVPFHSNNCRTPLIEAEQERLLAESSSLTHYALQESDITKKVGDEMEKREIVELPENSKVHSQEFASHPLDLISAEETESDVIGQIRGTPGVLQGDEDVVKSHLGPITCDDVDASAFEKCALSTYAGLRDSSVTAEISVSTIDEFQQEFYDNAYREHRTEEYQILLASHSVSSSSPSNVGVNPYGTLSGHREAEKNQDRPESLFRENAHACDRETKAEVNEERVMCDEEMADYASTGSIFTYDVTLSGDLGSNDPKINASLAHSVPSNAALWLSTDIAAEAEGLRKCDEYTAIPAQSGLSQMPANVYNDMAGVTEIDTGHEVSGPDRDCHIIPEHEQPEVNSQTSDSTFVTSLHSMSDVTLNGVIAFEEDTAQCPPFPEAYAEAPVVRDEVCELSDDHCTFVSPLNSDVENLNIALNPRSLSEDDEQLVINYVSLNASLLGTNGRPGEGATTEETMRVHHQGSQAFVSFTKPAESLDISVEAVADSYSHHSVEAQTDLLALASLVSDSMDHHESRLEAAVCSSPGGILAMEEKLLFFKSSPSPSEIRLKLQSEDWKEESEELSDGVASQQLVTLPWEENAKVTDAVAHSDTSHEFTVKDMPVFTLCSDAVVPGSHSTPTEDVTKESPVLPGYVFFDCVHLGFDSFEKVKISPDSDLENSPLLDRSPTALVAAAVTHVHSVPPPDNSPVMLTHSRNHSDKTIELISHYEDNGPVSAASFSKDRGTTWGGEESQKCITVASLPVASPQQSISPFEPEENISPSDRITDNDVPMLEMKEMFDSVIEELCMYFEIGQEEEESNEVPTESRKEDSKVVTHFSKERTLHLIIAL, encoded by the exons ATGGAAATCTTTGGCATTACTGGAAGCATTTCTCAAAGGCAAATAGGCTCTGATGTCATGGAAGGTGATTCTGCTCGAGCTGAAATGAGTACTGCCTGTGATATCAAGGTGGGTAGTTCATCTCAGGATGAAAACAGTACTGCCCCACCGACAGCTAAAAGAATGAGACTTGACACAGACAGAATGGACCAGCCGGCAGCAGAGGTGCCTTTCCACTCTAACAACTGCAGAACGCCACTCATTGAAGCTGAACAAGAAAGACTGCTTGCTGAAAGTAGTTCTTTGACACACTATGCTTTACAGGAAAGTGACATCACAAAAAAAGTGGGAGACgagatggagaaaagagagattgtTGAGTTGCCTGAGAATAGTAAGGTGCACAGTCAAGAGTTTGCCAGTCACCCATTGGATCTTATTAGTGCTGAGGAAACTGAAAGTGATGTCATAGGTCAGATCAGAGGAACTCCAGGTGTCCTGCAGGGTGATGAAGATGTTGTGAAATCTCACTTGGGCCCCATCACATGTGATGATGTGGATGCCAGTGCCTTTGAAAAGTGTGCACTGAGTACATATGCAGGCCTCAGAGACAGCAGTGTTACTGCTGAAATTAGTGTCTCAACGATTGATGAATTTCAGCAAGAGTTTTATGATAATGCCTATAGAGAGCACAGGACTGAAGAGTACCAGATTCTCCTGGCATCTCATTCCGTGTCCTCCTCGTCTCCCTCTAATGTTGGAGTAAACCCCTATGGGACCCTATCAGGCCACAGAGAAGCTGAGAAAAATCAAGATAGACCCGAGAGTCTTTTTAGAGAAAATGCACATGCCTGTGATAGAGAGACAAAAGCTGAAGTTAACGAGGAGCGCGTAATGTGTGACGAGGAGATGGCTGATTATGCGAGCACAGGCTCCATCTTTACTTATGATGTCACATTAAGTGGTGATTTGGGAAGTAATGATCCCAAGATCAATGCGTCTCTTGCTCACAGTGTTCCCAGTAATGCAGCCCTATGGCTTTCCACTGACATAGCAGCTGAAGCCGAAGGTTTGCGCAAGTGTGATGAATACACAGCCATACCCGCACAGTCAGGCCTTAGTCAGATGCCAGCCAATGTGTATAATGACATGGCAGGTGTAACTGAGATAGACACAGGCCATGAAGTTAGTGGACCAGATCGAGATTGTCACATTATCCCTGAACACGAGCAACCGGAGGTGAACTCTCAGACCAGTGATTCAACATTTGTAACAAGTTTGCACAGCATGTCTGACGTGACACTGAATGGCGTCATAGCATTTGAGGAAGACACTGCTCAGTGTCCTCCCTTTCCTGAGGCCTATGCAGAAGCTCCTGTTGTTAGGGATGAGGTATGTGAACTTTCTGACGATCACTGTACCTTTGTGTCACCTTTGAACAGTGACGTTGAGAACTTAAATATCGCACTTAATCCGAGAAGTCTATCTGAAGATGATGAACAGCTTGTGATTAATTACGTCAGTTTAAATGCATCGTTACTCGGAACTAATGGCCGCCCAGGGGAAGGAGCCACCACAGAGGAGACAATGAGGGTCCATCACCAGGGTTCACAAGCTTTTGTGAGCTTCACCAAACCTGCAGAGAGTCTTGACATCAGTGTAGAGGCAGTTGCTGATTCATATAGCCATCATTCAGTAGAGGCTCAAACTGATTTACTTGCGCTGGCAAGTCTGGTGTCTGACTCCATGGACCATCATGAAAGTAGATTGGAGGCTGCAGTGTGCTCATCCCCAGGCGGGATCTTGGCCATGGAAGAGAAGCTTTTGTTTTTTAAGAGTAGCCCTTCCCCGAGTGAAATTAGATTGAAGCTTCAGTCGGAGGACTGGAAGGAGGAATCAGAGGAGCTCTCAGATGGAGTAGCTTCGCAGCAACTAGTCACACTGCCTTGGGAGGAGAATGCGAAAGTGACTGATGCAGTCGCCCACAGTGACACCTCACATGAATTCACCGTCAAGGACATGCCGGTGTTCACGTTGTGCTCTGACGCAGTTGTCCCTGGATCACACTCAACTCCCACTGAGGATGTGACAAAAGAGAGCCCAGTACTGCCTGGGTATGTTTTCTTTGACTGTGTACATCTGGGTTTCGACTCTTTTGAAAAAGTAAAGATATCTCCCGACAGTGATCTTGAAAACAGCCCACTCCTTGATCGCTCACCCACTGCTTTGGTTGCAGCTGCGGTCACACATGTTCACTCAGTTCCTCCACCTGATAATAGCCCTGTGATGCTGACACATAGTAGGAATCATTCAGACAAAACAATTGAACTAATATCACATTATGAAGACAATGGTCCAGTCTCCGCAGCTAGTTTTTCAAAAGACAGAGGAACCAcatggggaggagaagaaagccaAAAGTGCATTACTGTTGCTTCTTTACCGGTGGCCTCTCCACAGCAGAGTATCTCTCCCTTTGAGCCGGAAGAAAACATCAGCCCATCAGACAGGATCACAGACAATGATGTTCCTATGTTGGAAATGAAAGAGATGTTTGACTCAGTCATTGAAGAGCTGTGTATGTACTTTGAAATTGGTcaagaagaagaggagtcaaATGAGGTACCTACTGAGTCAAGAAAAGAGGACAGT AAAGTGGTCACCCACTTCTCGAAGGAGAGGACTCTCCACCTGATAATAGCCCTGTGA
- the LOC116223783 gene encoding RAD51-associated protein 2, which translates to MLTHSRNHSDETIELISHYEDNGPVTSASFSKDRGTTWGGEESQKCITVASLPVASPQQSFSPFEPEENISPSDRITDKDVPMLEMKEMFDSVIEELCMYFEIGQEEEESNEVPTESRKEDSVPCASPFSKSQDVTVSRDNILDVEQVEVESSDVLKELDYEQEVPLESGHPLLEREDSMYSIMKSKEFRKDDNYKPWSPAFLSFPFLGHLGERQVESSPKRLEPLKTCSRPIRVGLSKKARTKQLHPNLK; encoded by the exons ATGCTGACACACAGTAGGAATCATTCAGACGAAACAATTGAACTAATATCACATTATGAAGACAATGGTCCAGTCACCTCAGCTAGTTTTTCAAAAGACAGAGGAACCAcatggggaggagaagaaagccaAAAGTGCATTACTGTTGCTTCTTTACCGGTGGCCTCTCCACAACAGAGTTTCTCTCCCTTTGAGCCGGAAGAAAACATCAGCCCATCAGACAGGATCACAGACAAGGATGTTCCTATGTTGGAAATGAAAGAGATGTTTGACTCAGTCATTGAAGAGCTGTGTATGTACTTTGAAATTGGTcaagaagaagaggagtcaaATGAGGTACCTACTGAGTCAAGAAAAGAGGACAGTGTACCCTGCGCTAGTCCATTCTCAAAATCTCAAGATGTTACCGTGTCAAGAGACAACATTCTTGACGTTGAACAAGTGGAGGTAGAATCTTCAGATGTCCTCAAAGAGCTTGACTATGAACAAGAGGTCCCCCTAGAAAGTGGTCACCCTCTTCTCGAAAGAGAGGACTCTATGTATTCCATCATGAAGAGCAAAG AATTCAGAAAAGATGACAACTACAAACCCTGGTCTCCTGCATTCctgtcttttcctttcctcGGACATCTTGGTGAAA GACAAGTGGAGTCATCACCAAAAAGACTGGAGCCTCTGAAAACATGCAGCCGCCCAATCCGTGTGGGACTCTCCAAAAAGGCCAGGACAAAGCAGCTGCATCCGAACCTGAAATAA